A portion of the Hydractinia symbiolongicarpus strain clone_291-10 chromosome 10, HSymV2.1, whole genome shotgun sequence genome contains these proteins:
- the LOC130662787 gene encoding calumenin-B-like isoform X1 — translation MVRFYLILFLSIKLCLCQHESHIEQDHKAFLGTRKNEFDELSLEEAKRRLRLLVPHIDLNKDGFITAKELEIWVRDKYESLLDTDDVDAVFREADVNFDNEVTWSEYLWRHFGIRDNASDAMTSSMKEQFAPYIVRDTRRWKYADLNADNTLNENEFHMFMKPKEFSKMMSLVAQEELEAADIDNDGYVSLEEYKGYSIGSLHMPDMKRWDEKKFHEEYDLDKDGKLNVKEVELWKTPELFDRAKLEAKHLIQMADDDNDGRLSSKEIVLHHFVFVGSKATQSGQILHDEF, via the exons atGGTACGTTTCTACCtgatattatttttatcaatcaaGCTGTGCTTATGTCAGCACGAGTCTCATATTGAGCAAGATCATAAAGCATTTCTGGGAACCAGAAAGAATGAATTTGACGAGTTATCCTTAGAAGAGGCCAAGCGAAGGCTGAG GTTGCTTGTCCCGCACATTGATTTAAATAAAGATGGTTTTATAACCGCGAAGGAGTTAGAGATCTGGGTACGAGATAAATACGAATCATTATTGGATACTGATGATGTTGATGCGGTATTTCGCGAGGCAGATGTCAACTTTGACAATGAAGTTACATGGTCTGAATATCTCTGGCGACATTTTGGAATTCGGGATAATG cTTCTGATGCAATGACATCGAGTATGAAAGAACAATTTGCGCCCTACATCGTACGTGATACCAGACGTTGGAAGTATGCAGACCTGAACGCAGATAATACTTTAAATGAGAACGAATTTCACATGTTCATGAAACCAAAAGAATTCTCCAAAATGATGTCTTTAGTTGCTCag GAAGAACTAGAAGCAGCTGATATAGATAATGATGGTTATGTCTCTTTAGAAGAATATAAAG GCTATTCTATAGGCTCTCTTCACATGCCGGATATGAAAAGATGGGATGAAAAGAAATTTCATGAAGAATATGATCTGGATAAAGATGGTAAACTGAATGTG AAAGAAGTCGAACTATGGAAAACACCAGAATTATTCGACAGAGCAAAATTAGAAGCTAAGCACTTAATACAAATGGCAGACGACGATAAC GATGGCCGGTTATCTTCAAAGGAAATAGTTTTGCATCATTTCGTATTTGTTGGCAGCAAAGCTACTCAATCTGGTCAAATCCTTCATGATGAATTTTAA
- the LOC130662787 gene encoding calumenin-B-like isoform X2 yields MVRFYLILFLSIKLCLCQHESHIEQDHKAFLGTRKNEFDELSLEEAKRRLRLLVPHIDLNKDGFITAKELEIWVRDKYESLLDTDDVDAVFREADVNFDNEVTWSEYLWRHFGIRDNASDAMTSSMKEQFAPYIVRDTRRWKYADLNADNTLNENEFHMFMKPKEFSKMMSLVAQEELEAADIDNDGYVSLEEYKGSLHMPDMKRWDEKKFHEEYDLDKDGKLNVKEVELWKTPELFDRAKLEAKHLIQMADDDNDGRLSSKEIVLHHFVFVGSKATQSGQILHDEF; encoded by the exons atGGTACGTTTCTACCtgatattatttttatcaatcaaGCTGTGCTTATGTCAGCACGAGTCTCATATTGAGCAAGATCATAAAGCATTTCTGGGAACCAGAAAGAATGAATTTGACGAGTTATCCTTAGAAGAGGCCAAGCGAAGGCTGAG GTTGCTTGTCCCGCACATTGATTTAAATAAAGATGGTTTTATAACCGCGAAGGAGTTAGAGATCTGGGTACGAGATAAATACGAATCATTATTGGATACTGATGATGTTGATGCGGTATTTCGCGAGGCAGATGTCAACTTTGACAATGAAGTTACATGGTCTGAATATCTCTGGCGACATTTTGGAATTCGGGATAATG cTTCTGATGCAATGACATCGAGTATGAAAGAACAATTTGCGCCCTACATCGTACGTGATACCAGACGTTGGAAGTATGCAGACCTGAACGCAGATAATACTTTAAATGAGAACGAATTTCACATGTTCATGAAACCAAAAGAATTCTCCAAAATGATGTCTTTAGTTGCTCag GAAGAACTAGAAGCAGCTGATATAGATAATGATGGTTATGTCTCTTTAGAAGAATATAAAG GCTCTCTTCACATGCCGGATATGAAAAGATGGGATGAAAAGAAATTTCATGAAGAATATGATCTGGATAAAGATGGTAAACTGAATGTG AAAGAAGTCGAACTATGGAAAACACCAGAATTATTCGACAGAGCAAAATTAGAAGCTAAGCACTTAATACAAATGGCAGACGACGATAAC GATGGCCGGTTATCTTCAAAGGAAATAGTTTTGCATCATTTCGTATTTGTTGGCAGCAAAGCTACTCAATCTGGTCAAATCCTTCATGATGAATTTTAA
- the LOC130662786 gene encoding histone-lysine N-methyltransferase EHMT2-like isoform X1: MKRTFDQSVEKIESNVVVISAGYISTDSSPEPEVVKDNKKSNAKEQTNAVTLESENLLGQSPMYANVRFPPVIYQHQIPSVRMGPPYPGVRHQMSYRPQFQPARKFPTIPVFRNRLFLPGSDVPSTLIATINLDDDVSSTSSATSTASEDETDNGSTQSSSNSAKPSQAPVVKSEFRAEGKAIMSSGQARVLAPIVIDDSDDESPQTSPQAVVKKAKISVEKYAKKSSPTSDLSDLLNLLPCSDSDEDMTEFLQYGMGMINQEDLIKKILTAPLSEKPKRLNQKGLYSHVKHGLIGKVMAFLNVGTNPAAQVKGEEGRTALHIAASKGYLDMLLVLLYKAGTKRVDIRDNNNRTPLFYAVEKKHLSVAQFLVKAGADFRIRNTEGMNLLHAASRRGSIELVRWLVKIGISLNEQDKYGWTALMWAAENDANHLLMRYLIKKGAYTNLLDNEMNICLHWSAISGSFECTRELVSDSAIADVNTRNKFGETPLHVAAKGDHYHVTQFLLLHGANHKIKNKNNETALEVCPASSKTFHCIRIRDEVVDDDLKKSHYMYINDISHGKERIPISCINQLDDEPFLDDFIYITKPEESGHVSVKRGLSTVRPCKCTGACVDCKCIQLSEKQKLWYLDDGKIDVAIFDEESPVLYECTPLCSCWSYCPNRLVQKGIQHQLQVFKTRNKGWGLRTLVPIQQGAFILSYVGELITDEEAERRNEDTYLFNLDLKTSGDEPNCMDALKYGNCGRFINHSCDANMRAVKLFTSHRDISFPEIAFFAFREIEIKEELCFNYGDSFWDVKLEYGEYCKCHSENCQYSR; this comes from the exons ATGAAAAGAACCTTTGATCAATCAGTTGAAAAGATTGAAAGTAATG TTGTTGTCATATCTGCTGGATATATATCAACTGACTCAAGTCCAGAGCCTGAAGTTGttaaagataacaaaaaaagcAATGCTAAGGAACAAACAAATGCTGTAACTTTAGAGTCTGAAAATCTACTAGGTCAATCACCTATGTACGCAAACGTGAGATTCCCACCAGTTATCTATCAGCATCAGATACCATCAGTTCGTATGGGACCACCTTATCCTGGTGTCAGACATCAAATGTCTTATCGACCACAATTTCAACCAGCCAGAAAATTTCCTACAATAccagttttcagaaatcgttTGTTTTTACCAG GATCAGATGTGCCATCAACACTGATAGCAACAATAAACTTGGATGATGATGTCAGTTCTACTTCATCAGCTACCTCTACTGCTTCAGAAG ACGAAACAGATAATGGAAGTACACAATCATCCTCAAACTCAGCTAAACCAAGCCAAGCACCTGTTGTTAAATCAGAGTTTAGAGCTGAAGGGAAAGCTATAATGAGCTCTGGTCAAGCTAGAG TCCTTGCCCCAATTGTAATTGATGACTCTGATGATGAAAGTCCACAAACTAGTCCACAGGCAGTTGTGAAAAAAG CAAAAATTTCAGTTGAGAAGTATGCAAAAAAGTCATCACCAACATCAGATTTGTC agATTTGTTGAACCTGCTTCCATGCAGTGATTCAGATGAAGATATGACAGAATTCTTACAAT ATGGTATGGGTATGATTAACCAAGAAGATCtcataaagaaaatattaactGCTCCACTTTCAGAgaa ACCAAAACGATTGAACCAAAAAGGGTTGTATTCTCATGTAAAACATGGTTTAATAGGAAAGGTCATGGCATTTTTGA ATGTTGGAACCAACCCTGCTGCCCAAGTGAAAGGTGAAGAGGGTAGGACAGCTCTACATATAGCTGCATCTAAGGGTTATTTGGATATGCTCTTGGTATTACTATATAAA GCTGGCACTAAAAGAGTTGACATTAGAGATAACAACAACAGGACACCATTG TTCTATGCTGTGGAAAAAAAGCATTTAAGTGTTGCTCAGTTTCTAGTAAAGGCAGGTGCTGACTTCAGAATTAGA AATACAGAGGGTATGAACTTGCTTCATGCTGCTTCACGAAGAGGTTCTATTGAGCTTGTTAGATGGTTGGTAAAAATTGGTATATCCTTGAATGAACAG GATAAATATGGTTGGACTGCATTGATGTGGGCAGCAGAAAATGATGCTAATCATTTGTTGATGAGATATTTGATTAAAAAAGGTGCATACACAAATCTGTTAGATAAT GAAATGAACATTTGCTTGCATTGGTCTGCTATTTCTGGATCATTTGAATGCACTAGAGAGTTAGTTTCCGATTCTGCAATTGCTGATGTTAATACTAGGAACAAATTCGGTGAAACTCCCTT ACATGTTGCAGCAAAAGGTGATCATTATCATGTGACGCA GTTCCTTTTGCTTCATGGGgcaaatcacaaaataaagaaCAAGAATAATGAAACAGCACTTGAA GTATGTCCAGCAAGCTCTAAAACATTTCATTGTATCAGAATAAGAGATGAAGTTGTGGATGACGATCTGAAAAAATCACACTACATGTATATAAA TGATATCTCACATGGAAAAGAAAGAATTCCTATTAGCTGCATAAACCAG ctTGATGATGAACCTTTTTTGGatgattttatttatataactaAACCTGAAGAATCCGGTCATGTCAGTGTTAAGCGTGGACTTTCAACAGTCAGG CCCTGTAAATGCACTGGAGCGTGTGTTGACTGTAAATGTATACAACTatctgaaaaacaaaaactttggtATTTAGAT GATGGAAAGATAGATGTAGCTATATTTGACGAAGAGTCACCAGTGCTATATGAATGCACTCCTCTATGTTCTTGTTGGAGTTACTGTCCAAATAGGTTAGTTCAAAAAGGAATACAACACCAATTGCAAGTATTTAAAACACGAAATAAAG GTTGGGGCTTACGTACTCTCGTTCCGATACAACAGGGAGCTTTCATTTTATCGTATGTTGGTGAATTGATTACAGATGAAGAAGCGGAAAGAAGAAATGAAGATACTTATTTGTTTAATTTAGATTTAAAG ACTTCCGGTGACGAACCGAACTGCATGGACGCGTTGAAATATGGTAACTGTGGAAGGTTTATTAACCATTCTTGTGATGCCAATATGAGAGCTGTAAAACTATTCACATCACACCGG GACATTTCTTTTCCAGAAATTGCATTTTTTGCATTTCGCGAGATAGAAATAAAGGAAGAATTGTg ttttaattATGGAGATTCGTTTTGGGACGTCAAGTTGGAATATGGAGAATACTGTAAATGTCACTCTGAAAACTGTCAGTACAGCA gatGA
- the LOC130662786 gene encoding histone-lysine N-methyltransferase EHMT2-like isoform X2: MKRTFDQSVEKIESNVVVISAGYISTDSSPEPEVVKDNKKSNAKEQTNAVTLESENLLGQSPMYANVRFPPVIYQHQIPSVRMGPPYPGVRHQMSYRPQFQPARKFPTIPVFRNRLFLPGSDVPSTLIATINLDDDVSSTSSATSTASEDETDNGSTQSSSNSAKPSQAPVVKSEFRAEGKAIMSSGQARVLAPIVIDDSDDESPQTSPQAVVKKAKISVEKYAKKSSPTSDLSDLLNLLPCSDSDEDMTEFLQYGMGMINQEDLIKKILTAPLSEKPKRLNQKGLYSHVKHGLIGKVMAFLNVGTNPAAQVKGEEGRTALHIAASKGYLDMLLVLLYKAGTKRVDIRDNNNRTPLFYAVEKKHLSVAQFLVKAGADFRIRNTEGMNLLHAASRRGSIELVRWLVKIGISLNEQDKYGWTALMWAAENDANHLLMRYLIKKGAYTNLLDNEMNICLHWSAISGSFECTRELVSDSAIADVNTRNKFGETPLHVAAKGDHYHVTQFLLLHGANHKIKNKNNETALEVCPASSKTFHCIRIRDEVVDDDLKKSHYMYINDISHGKERIPISCINQLDDEPFLDDFIYITKPEESGHVSVKRGLSTVRPCKCTGACVDCKCIQLSEKQKLWYLDDGKIDVAIFDEESPVLYECTPLCSCWSYCPNRLVQKGIQHQLQVFKTRNKGWGLRTLVPIQQGAFILSYVGELITDEEAERRNEDTYLFNLDLKTSGDEPNCMDALKYGNCGRFINHSCDANMRAVKLFTSHRDISFPEIAFFAFREIEIKEELCCTQRKKCYPRSFTLL, from the exons ATGAAAAGAACCTTTGATCAATCAGTTGAAAAGATTGAAAGTAATG TTGTTGTCATATCTGCTGGATATATATCAACTGACTCAAGTCCAGAGCCTGAAGTTGttaaagataacaaaaaaagcAATGCTAAGGAACAAACAAATGCTGTAACTTTAGAGTCTGAAAATCTACTAGGTCAATCACCTATGTACGCAAACGTGAGATTCCCACCAGTTATCTATCAGCATCAGATACCATCAGTTCGTATGGGACCACCTTATCCTGGTGTCAGACATCAAATGTCTTATCGACCACAATTTCAACCAGCCAGAAAATTTCCTACAATAccagttttcagaaatcgttTGTTTTTACCAG GATCAGATGTGCCATCAACACTGATAGCAACAATAAACTTGGATGATGATGTCAGTTCTACTTCATCAGCTACCTCTACTGCTTCAGAAG ACGAAACAGATAATGGAAGTACACAATCATCCTCAAACTCAGCTAAACCAAGCCAAGCACCTGTTGTTAAATCAGAGTTTAGAGCTGAAGGGAAAGCTATAATGAGCTCTGGTCAAGCTAGAG TCCTTGCCCCAATTGTAATTGATGACTCTGATGATGAAAGTCCACAAACTAGTCCACAGGCAGTTGTGAAAAAAG CAAAAATTTCAGTTGAGAAGTATGCAAAAAAGTCATCACCAACATCAGATTTGTC agATTTGTTGAACCTGCTTCCATGCAGTGATTCAGATGAAGATATGACAGAATTCTTACAAT ATGGTATGGGTATGATTAACCAAGAAGATCtcataaagaaaatattaactGCTCCACTTTCAGAgaa ACCAAAACGATTGAACCAAAAAGGGTTGTATTCTCATGTAAAACATGGTTTAATAGGAAAGGTCATGGCATTTTTGA ATGTTGGAACCAACCCTGCTGCCCAAGTGAAAGGTGAAGAGGGTAGGACAGCTCTACATATAGCTGCATCTAAGGGTTATTTGGATATGCTCTTGGTATTACTATATAAA GCTGGCACTAAAAGAGTTGACATTAGAGATAACAACAACAGGACACCATTG TTCTATGCTGTGGAAAAAAAGCATTTAAGTGTTGCTCAGTTTCTAGTAAAGGCAGGTGCTGACTTCAGAATTAGA AATACAGAGGGTATGAACTTGCTTCATGCTGCTTCACGAAGAGGTTCTATTGAGCTTGTTAGATGGTTGGTAAAAATTGGTATATCCTTGAATGAACAG GATAAATATGGTTGGACTGCATTGATGTGGGCAGCAGAAAATGATGCTAATCATTTGTTGATGAGATATTTGATTAAAAAAGGTGCATACACAAATCTGTTAGATAAT GAAATGAACATTTGCTTGCATTGGTCTGCTATTTCTGGATCATTTGAATGCACTAGAGAGTTAGTTTCCGATTCTGCAATTGCTGATGTTAATACTAGGAACAAATTCGGTGAAACTCCCTT ACATGTTGCAGCAAAAGGTGATCATTATCATGTGACGCA GTTCCTTTTGCTTCATGGGgcaaatcacaaaataaagaaCAAGAATAATGAAACAGCACTTGAA GTATGTCCAGCAAGCTCTAAAACATTTCATTGTATCAGAATAAGAGATGAAGTTGTGGATGACGATCTGAAAAAATCACACTACATGTATATAAA TGATATCTCACATGGAAAAGAAAGAATTCCTATTAGCTGCATAAACCAG ctTGATGATGAACCTTTTTTGGatgattttatttatataactaAACCTGAAGAATCCGGTCATGTCAGTGTTAAGCGTGGACTTTCAACAGTCAGG CCCTGTAAATGCACTGGAGCGTGTGTTGACTGTAAATGTATACAACTatctgaaaaacaaaaactttggtATTTAGAT GATGGAAAGATAGATGTAGCTATATTTGACGAAGAGTCACCAGTGCTATATGAATGCACTCCTCTATGTTCTTGTTGGAGTTACTGTCCAAATAGGTTAGTTCAAAAAGGAATACAACACCAATTGCAAGTATTTAAAACACGAAATAAAG GTTGGGGCTTACGTACTCTCGTTCCGATACAACAGGGAGCTTTCATTTTATCGTATGTTGGTGAATTGATTACAGATGAAGAAGCGGAAAGAAGAAATGAAGATACTTATTTGTTTAATTTAGATTTAAAG ACTTCCGGTGACGAACCGAACTGCATGGACGCGTTGAAATATGGTAACTGTGGAAGGTTTATTAACCATTCTTGTGATGCCAATATGAGAGCTGTAAAACTATTCACATCACACCGG GACATTTCTTTTCCAGAAATTGCATTTTTTGCATTTCGCGAGATAGAAATAAAGGAAGAATTGTg TTgcacacaaagaaaaaaatgctaCCCTCGAAGTTTCACCTTGTTGTAG